In Electrophorus electricus isolate fEleEle1 chromosome 10, fEleEle1.pri, whole genome shotgun sequence, the genomic window CAGAGAGGAAGGCAACTATGCTGTGGTGGAGAGTGAAGACTGTGAGTAACTCTCACCCAGTTTATCATCATATCAGTCACATGTATTACATGTAACTCTCTAGAACAAACTGACTTGAAACAGTTGACTGAGTGAACTGATTGCTTGTCCAAATCAGgatattaattttcattaaaaacaatctAATGTGCACCATACCTCCAGATAAAATAGCATTATACTAAAACTGAAGCTGTAGCTGTATGTTGTTGTGTTGATAAACAAAATAGGACTTGCTTAAAACTAGCTTCTTTGTGTACTTTGGTATAATTTTGAAAAGGCTTCACATCTTAGCCTTCCATCATTCCTGTGCAGTTCTCGCCTTCCCATCCTATCTGCTGGGTATATCTCAGGACGGCTTGAAGAAGAAACTGACAAGTCGGGTTATGGACAGTAAATGGGGAGGCAAGACTGAAAGCATTTCTGttacactgaacactgagcAAGCCAGCTTTTCAAGGGATGCCCTGTCCAAGGCACTCTATGCCCGACTCTTTGACTACCTCGTAGACGTACGTCTCCGGCTTTAAAACCGCATGTATCCTCTGCACATTTTGGATTAAATACAGGCACACCAAAAATTTACATtgcatgtcttttgttttgcaaTCCACGAATCATATTAAATTACCATTTTAAGACTTCAATTCTTATTGTTTGATATATTTTGACCAGGCTCATCCCTTAGTTTTAATAAAGTTGATTGTTTGCTGAGGCGCTTTCCCAACGATCACAAATATATGCCGTCAATTAACATCGTAATCAGTCTCATCACTAAAGTTAGAACTaaatgcagcacacacatatgGTGGTATGCCCTGACTGATATTTGCACTGAGTGGGGAGGATGAAGGAAAAGGAGTTAAGGGCAAAAGTGGGGATATTGTACACAAGTACAGTATCACAGTCCTTCAGTTAATGTGTGATTAGCCTAGCTCGAAACTTAAACAAGTGTGTACTTATTAAACATTTCCTTGTAATCTCTTCTGTTACATCTAAAGTCGATAAACAAGGCCATGCAGAAGGACCATGAGGAATTCAACATTGGAGTGCTGGACATTTATGGCTTTGAAATCTTCCAGGTAGAAATTTTTAGAAAAGCCCCTTTGAATTTGCACACTTTTTCTTTGCAAATGTTGCCCAAGTAAAAAAGTCAGGTTTGTCATTCACTTACAGCAAAATGGATTTGAGCAGTTCTGCATTAACTTTGTGAATGAGAAGCTCCAGCAGATCTTCATTGAGCTCACCCTGAAGGCTGAGCAGGTGAGCAGCTGGGATTCTACTTCAGAATGACAGTAgtagtttagttttgttttcactgtAGTTTAGAGGCAGCTCTGAAGCCAATGTGTCTGCTGTGTCTCACTTTTCTCTTTACAGGAAGAGTATGTGCAGGAAGGAATTAAATGGACACCTATTGAGTATTTTAACAACAAAGTTGTATGTGACTTGATGGAGTCCAAAATGGTGAGTGTTCATGTCCTTATGATTTTAAACgctcacatttatttatatgctaCTTTGGAAGATAATCACGCAAGTGCTACTTTTCAAATCAGGAAATATTCCTTAGAATTGAAATGAGTAAAGTATTAAATTGGCCTGTGCTATTCCCAGAACCCTGTGGGTATTATGAGCATCCTGGATGATGTGTGTGCTACCATGCACGCCAAGGGTGAGGGTGCAGACCAGACTCTGCTTCAGAAACTGCAAGCACAGGTCGGCACTCATGAACACTTCAATAGCTGGAATAAGGGCTTCATAGTGCACCACTATGCAGGCAAGGTAAGGGGCAACACTAAAGCACCATTCACTTTGTGTACTCAAGTCATCATTTGAATGTGTGGACATTATAtgatattgatttgatttagcatttgtgtatgaaaataaacagaggtgGCCTTAAATTTTCTTCAAAACCTGAAAATCCATACCTACCTGATAGGCATCCTGGATTTAGAGATCACCATCTCAAGGAGCAGGatgttgtgcatttgtgcatgttatactttgtccattttgttGAATGGGATCAGTATCACCTTGCTGAGTACAGTGTAAATGGCAGACTTATTTCTAAACACAAATCGGTATGTTTTGTAGCCTAGACATCAGAGCATGTAAGAGCCTCATGACTAAGTCACCTATAATAATCAGCTTCATCACTCAAGAGTATAAAATGACTTTGTGTTCTAACAGGCCGTTGCACTTGGCCTGAGTTATGTGCTGAGGATGCATGAAATCTATGACTTAAAGAAAAGCTAGGAGTAACAAAGGAACAACTCTTCTGTAGCATAAGGACAAGTATCTGTGAGcccacagattttttttttttttaatggtgtggatgtttgtttatttttactcttaACTCTTTCTCTGCAAACTGAAAGAAGGGCTTTAATGCCCTTTCAGAAACCTCTGCAACCTGAGGccttcagaaaaaaacacagcatcTTTGGGTCCCTGGTGAGATAAAACCCCTGACAGGAAAGAAACAACAACCACTGACACCCAGCAGTCTAGGCAGTATACTGATCCTGCTCTCTGCCTATACATTCCTGCTGTTTCATCACTCACTAAATGAGCAGGCAGGAATGAATACCACTGTTTCAGAAACACTTTTGCCCTGCTGCAGTGCATTCCGATCGCAGTCTGGCacgtttgtgtttctttttctctgacaCCCTTGATTTCGCTCATAGTAATTACCTTTGGAGGTGAATCAGGCTTTCACAGAAGCACGAAGTACAAGGTCGTGCATGGACACCCTGGAGCTGCCAGGGTGACCACCAACTCTGTGATCACCCCAACAACCAACCCTGTGATCATTTCATGTGatgtataaattaattaatctgcAATGTTCAGTTGACAGATACCAGtgatccattttttttttctgtaggtttCATATATTGTTAATGGATTctgtgagaggaacagagatgtGCTTTTCAATGACATCATAGAACTGATGCAAAGCAGTGAATTGTAAGTTCAGCATTTACCTCCTCTACCCCTTTATCAGGTTCTGCTTGATATTGGTTGATGGCATCTTCTAGCCAACTTGAAgtctgaagatttttttttaataaattaccaGTCCGTctaaattctctctctgtgttgacAGTGCCTTCATCCGAAGCCTCTTCCCAGAGAATCTTGAAGCTGAGAAAAAGGGCCGTCCCACAACCGCAGGTGCCAAGATCAAGGTAAGGCACCTAACACAGTAGATAGAAATGACACAAGCATCTTACATTAGGTAGTGGTGTACCTATTCATTGAAACATCCTCTGCTGTGTCGCTCACAGAAACAAGCTAATAACCTGGTGCAGACACTGATGAAATGCACCCCCCACTATATTCGCTGTATTAAACCCAACGAGACCAAAAAGCCCCGGGACTGGGAGGAGAGCCGTGTCAAGCACCAGGTGGAATACCTGGGCCTGCGTGAGAATATCCGCGTGCGCCGGGCTGGATACGCCTTCCGCCGTGTCTTCAAGAAGTTCTTACAGAGGTGAGCTTGGAAGACCCATAGCAACAAGCCTCGCTTTGGTACAGTCCATGTGGTTTGCATATTGTTGTTAATAGATGCTCTAAACCACAGATATGCAATCCTGACTAAAGAGACGTGGCCACAGTGGAGTGGAGATGAGAAGCAAGGTGTCCTGCACCTGCTGAAATCTGTCAACATGGACCCAGATCAGTACCAGCTGGGCAAAAGCAAAATATTCATCAAGGCCCCAGAATCAGTGAGGCCATTTTGACTTGGTGGTGGTgattttccaaatatttttcAACATACTCCACCTACAATACTGTTTCAAACATGATTGCACTTTTTGtgatatatgtaatatatacagtatttgtGATGTAAATTGTAAATACTTTGTAGTTCGGCAAAATGAGTACATGCCTCTAAGATATTGCTTTAGGATATAATTCAGCATCACAGTATGTAAATGAGGAGTCTTTGGTGGCAGGCCTCATGTGACTGCTCTTCTGCTCTTCTCAAAGTCATAGTCAAGGAAGTGATCAATTGAAGTGATCAGTGGATTTTTAGTCAGGGTGCTTTTCACAGGTGCTTTGGTCAGTTGGTGGTCTGTTCCATTTTAGCTTTTGTCTGTCTAATGCTGTCACTCATGGTCAGCCACTGTCCCCTGCAGCTGTTCCTTCtggaagagatgagagagagaaagtataaTGGGTACGCCCGGGTCATCCAGCAAGCCTGGCGCAAGCACGTTGCTGTTCGCAAATACGTTCGCATGCGAGAGGAGGGTAAGAGCCTGACCGTTTTACGCTCTCCAGTTACCTGCAATTAACATGTAGTGCTTCAAGTAATACTTAATGTAATGCTTTTGTACATAGTATGGGGATAGACTGTGAAATTGGGTTCTTGACTTTTAGCATCTGACGTATTGTTCAATAAGAAGGAACGGCGGAAAAACAGCCTGAACCGGAACTTCATGGGTGACTACATTGGCACAGACAATCGCCCTGAGATCCGGCAATTTGTGGGTCGCAGGGAGAGGATTGAATTTGCTGATGTTGTGGTCAAATATGATCGCAGATTTAAGGTAagcgtgttttgtttttcctcctttctggatgtgtgtgagatgtgtgcaACACATCTGTTGCTCTTTGAGATTTAAAATTCAGTTAGTCTGGGACTATGAATTTATCTGacacatttaactttttttaaaatctgacaTCACATTCTTGAATGTTTTCTCTCCACTCCCAGACTGTCAAGCGTGATCTCATCTTGACCTCCAAGTTTCTTTATCTGATTGGCCGGGAGAAGGTGAAGCAGGGGCCTGAGAAGGGCCAGATTCGAGAGGTCATCAAAAGGCAAATTGAGCTGGAGAAGattcagtctgtctctctgaggTACATTTCTTCTGAAGATTAGAAAGTCACATCACAGCTTCACACACTATTAAATTAATGGTAAAACTAAAtcaatataattaaaaattcCATCATAATAAATGGTTTTAACCTGTAAAATGTGACCTGTCATTGATTGATAACATCATAGGACATATACTGGCCATGTATAGCTACTGCCATGAAGGCTGGCTTGCATCTCAACTCTTTCCTCTGCCAGGAGTCCGACTAACAACCTTCTACCTCTTTCAGTACGCTCCAGGATGACTTCTTCATTGTTCATGAGGAGCGCTACGACAGCGTGCTGGAGTCCGTCTTTAAAACGGAGTTCCTGAGTTTGCTCTACAAACGTTATGAGGAGAAGACTCGGAGGAAGCTGGCCCTGAAATTCAACAACCTGTAACTTGACTTTATATCTTCTGATTGCTTTCTAAGCATGtggttgtatgtttatttttcaaagttaTTTTCAAACATAGCAAGTAATAGAGTTCCTTTGTTTTTCATATGTGTTGTATTTAATGAAGCTGTATCTTGTGAAGTTTAATGTCTTGGTCTTCCCAGACTTGAATTTAAGGTGAAGAAGGAAGGTTGGGGCCCATTTGCATCTGCCGGCTCTCGGCAGATCCAGTTCCAGACAGGCCAGGGAGATAATGTGGTCCTCAAGCCAAGTGGCAAGACCCTTATTGTTGGTATTGGACCTGGCCTTCCAAGGAATTCTAGTAGGTCTTTCACACTTACCATGGATATCTACTATGAATGCTGCTTTTTGCCTCAAAAAaaattgggtttttttggtaaTTTAACTgcaatttgttttgatttttggataagaattaaaaataattttaattgtcTTAAGACAATAAGTGAGAACatatggtgtgggtgtgtgtacacatgttaaTTCTGTTTATTACATGAGTATAATGAGTGCTTCATTTAGGGCCCACTCGCCTAGACAAGCGAAAGAGCAGATTCATAGGAAATCCACATCAGGGCCGTGACAAGTATTTATGCGGTAAAGCCCGAGCATCCCTCAACTGATAtgacacattttattaaaaacaaagttAGAAAAGGTTGTTTTGAAAAAATTCTATGATGTTAGAGCCCTCCAGGAGTGCAGGTCGAGGAGTAGCTGACAAGGGCCGTCATGCCTCCTCTAGGGGCTCTTTGCTTCGTCAGCAGTCCAGTATGGATCAACCCATCCTACCCCGCCAACATGGATCTCGCCCAAGTCAAAACCGGAATCCAGTTAACACTGACATAAGTTTCATGAATGTGCCTGACCAGGGTGTATCAGGGTGAGATTAAAAGCACTCTTTCTTGTTTTTACTTTATGTACTATACAAAAGCTCCATGACACATTGGTGATGATGAATATGACATTGTGTACAAAGATCACGGCCTATATGCATTACTTGCAGCTGGATTGCAGAGATTGTGTTCTCACACTGGCCCTGTTGTCCCCAACTATAGCCTTCATCGACGACTTTCAAAAGAGGTTAAACCCATTCCAGGAGCAGGGCTCCCAAAACCAGCCCCCAGACCCAAGCCTCGATCCCCACAGTGCCGTGCCCTCTATGCATATGATGCCCAGGACACTGATGAGCTCAGCTTCAATGCTGAGGACATCATAGAGATCTTAAATGAAGGTAATAAACACTAGTATAGGACATTTATGTATAGCAAAGATTACATCCATTGTATATGTGAAGGTATTTGCATTTCTGTACATTTGCATTGCAAGGCAAATTGCATTAATGTTGTATccctgtgtgttctctgtacAGACACTTCAGGCTGGTGGTGTGGCCGTCTACGGGGAAGAGAAGGCATGTTTCCTGGCAACTATGTGGAAAAGATTTAGATCAGTATGCTAATAGAAAAACAATCAATTAAGCAAGCACAGCAAAGATCAAAAATAAGTCCAACAGTATTAGGTAGAATCACTAGATATCAGAGGATATTACACTTAATGGCCACCATATAAATTTGAGAAAGACAAGATAAGCAACTTGGCTCATCCATTTATCTTGATAAATGGATAATTTTGTATTCGGCTTCCTGAGAATTTTTTATAGGACATTGAAgttattttacatatttgtaaatttaaatattacattttattacattcagATGTActaaaaaaaatcctttgatGTACAGTAACAGTCAGTTTGCCCAAATGGTGTTAAAATGCAGAAGACCTGAATGCAGCAATTTTGTTGTAATTTTTATCagttccttttttattttatattttagttctTTTTAACTGTTTATTCTTTGCTGAAGAGAAGCTGGTATTTTGTGAAAGCTATTAACTTGTGACATCTGCTACTCCTACCCTGTGGTTTCCTTAGGGATCAATACAGTTTCTATCACTTAAGACACAAATATTATGTGGCTGATAAACATGCATTAGCTTATTACTTCATCTCAGACAATATGGAAGGGGACACTGAAAGAACAGATACATTGGCTTTTTTGACATTTGTTCATGGCCTGGTCTACCATTAGTGGAAAGACATAGTTTCACTTCATTATCATCATCTTTTCCatatttttacacatacacattaaagTTTCCTACCATTCAAACCATTCATATAATGCCTGGAAGAATATATTGATTTAAGTGCTTATCCTGAAAATTTGTGTGGTTTGCTTGTGAATGTGTGCTCTACAAGATGTAATCCCTACCCAAGGAGCATAACCGCTTAAACTGCAGAATCTGCAGTTTCTAGCTTTGAGAATTCAGCCAATCAAATTGCAGGAAACCCCTAGGAACATCATTGAAGCTTGAAATGTAtgtgaactgttttttttttttttttgcttgttttgttttgaagcaGTAATATCTGTATTAATTTTCTAAAGGACCTTTTCTAAAAGCCCCATTgatgtaagtttttttttttattagcttgATAATGGCTTGATTTTCTTAATTTGCAGGTTTATCCTAGCAGGCTTTACATATAGTGTAGCATATTTTTACAACTTACTAACTTAAGCCCCAGTTAGCTTTTGGAGGTAAGAAAATGTTTCCTAGAAAATATTAGCTTCCTaacagatgtttattttatgaGTGACTGTTATAGTAATACAATTTGAGACACTGCATTTTTCAGGCAtcttaaatgtgattttttttttccccaggttCTGTAGCACTATTAAAGGTAGTTTAAAGTGTGTGGTTTAGCACAACTGTAGCCTCCCTTGGACAAGTGGTTGGATGACACTTGGGCCACAATTTGCAAATAGTACTCAGTTTGATTGATTTGGACTTTGACCTGGCCCTTGTATAACTTTCACCTTTTTGTTATTCACCATTCCTGTGTTTCTTGGCCTTGTGCTTGGGGTCTTTGTCATGCTGAGAGatgaagtttttttcttttacttcagCAGATTAAAATAGATTGTCCTGCAGTATGTCATTGTATATGTGCCATCCATCCTTTTTTAATAGGAAGAAGGTACCCCATTGAAGAAAAGCATGGAATGAAATTTCCTGTTAAGATGGTAAGTGTTTAGAAGCAAATAAAGTTGATATTTTTAATGCTGTTCATTAGCCAAGGCCTCCTTTCAGGCTGTTTGAGACACATTGaaatactttaaatgttcattagCCAAGAAAGACGTGCTTACAGTCAGACTAAACGAGGGTGAGGTAATATCAAATCAACTGCTAAGTGTTTACACCCTGAGAGGCAAGTACAGATGTTGAGTGCTCCAAGATATCTAGTACACAAGATTTCCTGCCAGGCTGATCAATAACCATTGTGTCAAATCCccaattaatgtaattttaagtCATAATTCTTTTAACACTATAGTTTGGGCAAAAtcagaaaatgcattttaatctcTTTTTTGCAAAATCTATTTAttgaatttattaattaatcttcATGTTAATCTATGTGGCAAAAATACAATAAGGGCATCTTAGAAATGTACAGCATAAAAGTTAAGTAGtattaaagcaaaacaaaaaaaaaagtataaaaaaaatacaatttcaatttttaaaaaaaatgtcttgaGGAGAGTGACAAAAGATGATATCCCAAACAATGTTTAAAtcacacccaacacactcaaTGCATTGGACAACAGATTTTCCAGTGGATTATTTCTAACCAGTAATACAATCTGATCTGGGTGGAAGTGTAAGAGCCCTGGAAAATGTCAACCAATACCCTTGTCTCCTATCTAAAtcaaaagaacaagaaaacCAAGAAAAAGGAGTTGAAACTCATGGCTTCATGATGTTGGTATCAGCACTGGACATACAACTGTGTCAATTGTATTCCTTCAGTGACACATATCAAGAGTGGTTTCACTTAAGATATAGTAATATGTAATACAGAACATTATGATTGCAGTTTTACAAACCAAGTTGCATAGTCAGCACTCTGTGCAAGAATTACtacaacaaaaatgtgaaatatgctATAATGCTTTGGTTGCAATTTATAACTACAGATAAattaagacattttgttttttaattttattgtacaAACTGAAGCTAGGGAGGGTAGCCTGGGAAAGGTAGCATAAGTTGCCTCTAACACCAAGTTCATGGGTTTGCTTCACAGGGACATATGCCAATATAGAGCATATTCCAAATGCTTTAAATTTGGTTATCATCTTTCCAATCCTGTTTGCTGCATGTACAGTTAAATAATACTTTGTTGCAGTTAGCCTTGCATGGCTGTGGCCTAAAATGTTCAATGTCCTTTGTGCACCTTTAGTCAACATAGCAAGTTGAGACtaacttttttaattaaaaacaaaaacccctaaATTCTACAGACTAAGACAAGCATACTATATTTAGTTACAGTTACTGTAGCTACATTAATTAGTGGAACATGATTAGTACATGCTGTTGGCATTTTGTTGGATtgtgaaatgtattaattttttatatatagttaCACATGGTAATTTACAGCAATTTTAAAAGTTTTCTAAAATTTCCCAATTTCttaaggatttaaaaaaaaaaaaaaaaaaaaaaaaaaaaaaaa contains:
- the myo1eb gene encoding myosin IEb yields the protein MGSKERYHWQTQNVKVSGVDDMVLLSKISEDAITDNLKKRYMDDFIFTYIGPVLISVNPFKQLSYFSDREVELYQGAAQYENPPHIYALADNMYRNMMIDVENQCVIISGESGAGKTVAAKYIMSYISKVSGGGPKVQHVKDIILQSNPLLEAFGNAKTVRNNNSSRFGKYFEIQFSRGGEPDGGKISNFLLEKSRVVSQNQGERNFHIYYQLLAGASKEQRENLGITTADYYFYMNQSGTYTVDDMNDKKEFSDTMEAMSVIGLSLEEQDAVLQIVAGILHLGNITFREEGNYAVVESEDFLAFPSYLLGISQDGLKKKLTSRVMDSKWGGKTESISVTLNTEQASFSRDALSKALYARLFDYLVDSINKAMQKDHEEFNIGVLDIYGFEIFQQNGFEQFCINFVNEKLQQIFIELTLKAEQEEYVQEGIKWTPIEYFNNKVVCDLMESKMNPVGIMSILDDVCATMHAKGEGADQTLLQKLQAQVGTHEHFNSWNKGFIVHHYAGKVSYIVNGFCERNRDVLFNDIIELMQSSEFAFIRSLFPENLEAEKKGRPTTAGAKIKKQANNLVQTLMKCTPHYIRCIKPNETKKPRDWEESRVKHQVEYLGLRENIRVRRAGYAFRRVFKKFLQRYAILTKETWPQWSGDEKQGVLHLLKSVNMDPDQYQLGKSKIFIKAPESLFLLEEMRERKYNGYARVIQQAWRKHVAVRKYVRMREEASDVLFNKKERRKNSLNRNFMGDYIGTDNRPEIRQFVGRRERIEFADVVVKYDRRFKTVKRDLILTSKFLYLIGREKVKQGPEKGQIREVIKRQIELEKIQSVSLSTLQDDFFIVHEERYDSVLESVFKTEFLSLLYKRYEEKTRRKLALKFNNLLEFKVKKEGWGPFASAGSRQIQFQTGQGDNVVLKPSGKTLIVGIGPGLPRNSRPTRLDKRKSRFIGNPHQGRDKYLCEPSRSAGRGVADKGRHASSRGSLLRQQSSMDQPILPRQHGSRPSQNRNPVNTDISFMNVPDQGVSGLHRRLSKEVKPIPGAGLPKPAPRPKPRSPQCRALYAYDAQDTDELSFNAEDIIEILNEDTSGWWCGRLRGREGMFPGNYVEKI